The sequence GATCTTCTCGGCTTGCTCGTCCGGGATTTCGGTCTCGAATTCCTCTTCCAGAGCCATCACCAGCTCAACGGTGTCAAGGGAGTCGGCACCCAGGTCTTCGACGAAGGAAGCGCTGTTGGTGACTTCCTCTTCTTTGACGCCAAGTTGCTCGGCAACGATTTTCTTGACGCGTTCTTCGATGGTGCTCATACCTTGTTTTCACTCCTATGGAAAAATCAGGCAGCTGGTCTGCGCGGTAGTGTATAGAAAGCGTTTTCCGCATTTCAAGCTGAAAGCAGGCAAGCATGAACCTGCTTTCAACCATCTGTCTATAAACGAACCGCAGTTTTATAACGAAACTAATCAGCCGTTATGACTGCATACATGCGTTGGGCGTCACATTAGCTCATGTACATACCGCCGTTCACCGGAACCGTGGCTCCAGTGACATAGGCGGCGCCGTCAGAAGCCAGGAAAGCGACGACCTTGGCAATCTCTTCCGCCTGACCAAGACGACCCAACGGGATCTGTCCCAGCAAAGCGTCACGCTGAGCCTCTGGCAGCTCACGCGTCATGTCTGTATCGATGAAGCCCGGCGCCACGGCGTTGACTGTAATACCGCGCGAGCCGACTTCACGGGCCAGCGCACGGCTGAACCCCTCGAGTCCGGCCTTGGCTGCGGCGTAGTTTACCTGCCCAGCGTTACCCATGGCACCTACCACGGAACCGATACTGATAATTCGTCCCCAACGGGCCTTGGTCATGCCACGCAGGACGCCCTTGGTCAGGCGGTACAGGCTGCTGAGATTGGTGTTGATGACATCATGCCATTCATCGTCTTTCATCCGCAGCATCAGATTGTCGCGAGTGATGCCCGCATTGTTCACCAGGATAGCCGGCTGGCCGAGGTGTTGCTGGATGTGTTCCAGCGTGGTGGCCACGGATTCGTCACTGGTGACATCCAGTACAAGCCCGGCGCCTTCAATACCGTTTTCCTTGAGCGTCTCGGCGATGCGCTCGGCACCCGAGGAGGACGTGGCCGTGCCAATCACGATAGCGCCCTGACGACCAAGCTCCAGCGCGATGGCCTGACCGATACCTCGGCTTGCGCCTGTTACCAGGGCAACCTTGCCTTGCAGATTCATACGTTTCTCCTTGTTCAGGCCAATGCGCCACGAGTGGCGGCAAAGGCTTCTGGGGTGTCCAGATTGTAGGTGTTGATGCCCTTGACGCAGCGCTTGTTGAGACCGGACAGCACCTTGCCCGGACCGCATTCGACCAAATCGGTCACGCCCTGGGCATTCAACGCGACAATGGTCTCGACCCAGCGAACCGGGCTGTAGAGCTGAGCCAGGAGATCATGCTTGAGCGTATCGAGGTCCGATACGATCGCCGCACTGACATTCTGGACCAACGGAATCCCAGGCGCCTGCCACGCGGCCGCCGTGACGGAGTCCGCGAAGCGCTCGGCCGCCGGGCGCATCAGCGCACAATGTGACGGCACGCTGACGGGCAGCGGCATCGCGCGCTTGGCGCCCTTGGCCTTGCAGACCTCGATGGCTCGCGCCACGGCGGCGGCGCTACCGGCGATCACGACCTGGCCAGGCGCATTGAAATTGACGGCGCTGACGACTTCGCCCTGCGCCGCTTCGTCACAGGCCGCCAGCACATCGGCATCGTCCAGACCAAGGATCGCCGCCATACCGCCAGTACCAGCCGGAACGGCTTGCTGCATGAGCTGGCCCCGCAACTCAACCAACTTCACGGCGTCAGCGAACGGGAGGCTGCCCGCTGCAACCAGCGCAGAATACTCACCCAGACTGTGACCTGCGACGAAGGCTGGTTGTGCCCCACCCTCGGCCGACCACAGACGCCAGAGTGCAATCGAGGCGGTGAGGATGGCAGGCTGGGTCTTGTCGGTCTGATTCAGTTGCTCCTCGGGGCCCTGCTGGGAGAGTGCCCAGAGGTCGTAGCCGAGCACGGACGATGCTTCAGCGAAGGTATCGATCACCAGGGAATGCTGGGCGCCATGCTCGGCAAGCATGCCAAGGGCCTGGGAGCCCTGCCCCGGAAAGACGAATGCAAGTGATGCGGACATGAAACGGCTCTCTTGTGGTTGTTCGTCAGAAAGAATACGCCACGAGGACGCACCGAATTGTCAGTTGGATGACGACCCGCCGGTGGTGGTCACATCACCGGCGCCGTCTTGCGACCGATTGGTCACGAGTAGCTGCTCGAGGCGGCTATGCAGCAGCTCCGGCAGATTGCGCTCCACGTCATGAGCTGCGCGCAGGATAGCCGATCGGAAACCCTCGGAACCTGCACTGCCGTGACTTTTCACGACAATACCCTGGAGCCCGAGAAAGCTCGCGCCATTGTATTGCGCAGGCCTCAGATCGCTGCGCAGCTGCCGCAATAATGGCAGGGCCAGCGCGCCCACGAGGCGCGAAACCAGTGACCGGCGAAAAAGAGCCTCGACGCGCAAGCCGACCATATGCGCCAAACCTTCACTGGACTTGAGCAGGATATTGCCGACGAAGCCATCGCACACCGCCACATCCGTCTCACCGCGAAACAGCCCGTCGCCCTCGACGAAGCCGCAGTAGTTGATGTCGCCTGCCTGCTGCAGAAGCGCGGCAGCCGCCTTGACCTGCTGGTTTCCCTTGATGTCTTCGGTGCCGACATTGAGCAACGAGACGCGCGGCTGCTCGATACCGAGGCTCTGCGCTGCAACGGACCCCATCACCGCGAACTGGTAGAGCTGTTCGGCCGTACAATCCACGTTTGCGCCAAGATCAAGCAGCAGGCACGCACCATCGAGCGTAGGGATAGCCGTGGTCATGGCCGGCCGGTCGACCCCCGGCAACGTCTTCAGTACATGGCGGGCAAGCGCCATCAAGGCGCCCGTATTGCCAGCGCTGACGCATGCCTGGGCCTGACCGTCGCGCACCAATTCCAGGGCGACGCGCATGGAGGAGCGCGGCTTGCCACGCAAGGCCTGCGTCGGACGCTCATCCATCCCGATCACTTCATCGGCATCGACAATCGTCAGGCGAGCGCGATCCACAACCCGGTGGCGGGCAATGATTTCTTCGAGAACAGAGGATTGGCCAACCAGGGCCAGATGCAGCGAGGGGACTTCAGCCAGACAGTGGAGACTGGCCGGAACAATGCAGTGGGGACCGAAATCCCCACCCATTGCATCGATCGCTATGATCGGAGCAGACAAGATTTACTCGTCAGCGCCCTTGTCGATCACTTTACGACCACGGTAGAAACCTTCCGGGGAAACGTGGTGGCGCAGGTGTACTTCGCCAGTGCTCTTTTCCACGGACAGGGCGTTCGGCTCGAGCGCGTCGTGCGAACGACGCATGTCACGGGCGGAACGGGATTTTTTGTTCTGCTGAACAGCCATTGGGATCAACTCCTAAACGTTTGGGTCACGCTTTAACTGAGCCAGTACGCTGAACGGGTTGGACCGCGATACCTCGTCCTCATTCGGCTCGGGCTCATCAGGCCCAGCCGGCGGCTGGCAAACTTCTTGGTCATGGAGTGGAACAATCGGAAGAGCGAGCAGAAGCTCCTCTTCAACCAGCGCCAGCAGATCCAGAGGATCCTCTCCCACTTCCAGCACGTCGTAGCCCTTGGGCAGGTGCTGGCTGCTCGACCCTTCATTCACCACGGCATAATCGCATGCGCTGTGAATAGGCAGAACAACCGGCTCCAGACAACGCTGGCAAATCATCGTGACCTCAACGTCCAGCTCGCTATGGATAACCAGAGTCCGCTGCTCGTCGCGCCCAAAGTCGAAACTGGCGCGCACCACACCCTTGTCGTCCTCAAGAGGATCGACGAGCCGCTTCAGCTCGGACAGTTGCAGCTCACCCTTCAGGGTGGCCGCTCGGTCTGCGAGCTTGCGCGGGTCAACGTGCGGAGGTATTGGTCCTTTCAACATAAGCGCGGCATTCTAGGGATGCGCCCCTCGACTGTCAAAGGAATTCACCCGCACAATCGAGCTCGGCCGACCAGTGATCGAGCCCCTATATAAAAGGAAGGAAAATGCGCCGCCTGCTTCTCGCATCCAGCTCCCCGTATCGACGCGAACTGCTCTCGCGACTGCGCCTGACATTTGATTGCAGCGCCCCGCAAATAGATGAAACCGCACAGGCAAACGAGCCCCCGGAACAACTGGTACGCCGACTCGCCAGCGAAAAGGCTCGGGCACTGGCGTCAACTCACCCGGACCACCTGATCATCGGTTCTGACCAGGTCGCGGTGCTCGGGCAACGCATCCTGGGTAAACCTCACACCTTCGACCGGGCGAAGCAGCAATTGCGCGCCTGCAGCGGCAACAGTGTGAGCTTTCTAACCGGACTGGCACTGCTGGACAGCCGCGCCAGCACGATCGAGATCGACTGCGTCAGCTTCACCGTGCATTTCCGGTCGCTGGACGACCGCCAGATCGAGCGCTACCTGCATACTGAACAGCCATACGATTGCGCCGGCAGCTTCAAGGCCGAAGGCCTGGGGATCAGCCTGTTCCGCGCGACCGAAGGATCAGACGTCACCAGCCTGATCGGATTGCCACTGATCCGGCTGGTCGACATGCTGAACAACGCAGGGATCGAAGTACCCTGAGCGCCACAAAGACCCCGCTAGCGCAACTGCGGCCCCTGGTAGCCCATCCACATTGCCAGCTGCGATGCGATGCTGGCACCGAGTTTCTTGGTGAATCGATCCAGGGGCGAGTCCTTGACGGTGAAATCCATCAGCTCTTGCTCACCGATCACTTCACGCGCCACGTAGCTTGTACTGCCGAGGCCATCGATCAGACCAAGCTCGAGCGCCTGCTCGCCGGACCAGATGAGCCCCGAGAACAGCTCGGGATGCTCGGCGACCTGCAGCCGATCGCCACGCCCCTGCTTGACGCTGTCTATGAACTGGCGATGAGTAGTGCCGAGTACGCCGCGCCAGAACTCGGTTTCTTCCGGTTTTTCAGGCTGGAAGGGATCGAGGAATGCCTTGTGCTCGCCCGACGTATAAACCCGGCGCTCCACCCCCAGCTTATCCATCGTCTCGACAAAGCCGAAGGTCGCCGCGGTCACGCCAATGGATCCGACCAGGCTCGACTTGTCGGCGTAGATTTCGTCCGCGGCACTGGCAATGTAATAAGCGCCCGAAGCGCCCAGATCGGTGATCACCGCGTAGACCTTCACTGCGGGGTATTCGCCACGCAAACGACGAATCTCGTCGTAAATGTAGCCTGACTGCACTGGACTGCCGCCCGGACTGTTGATCCGCAGCACCACACCCTTCGTGCCGGCGTCTTCGAAAGCGGCCCGGAGCGCCCCGACGATATTGTCGGCACTCGCCGGCTCTTCGTCAGCGATCATCCCACGCACGTTGATGACTGCCGTGTGACCGCTGCTCGCACGCTTGGTGTCGCCGAACTGCAACAGCGGCGAGAAGATCAGCAGCGCGACGAAGAGATAGGCGAACGTCAGCAACTTGAAGAAGATCCCCCAGCGCCGGGCCCGCCGCTGCTCCTGCACGCCGGCCAGCAGCGTCTTCTCAAGCAGCTTCCAGCTGTTGCGATCTTCCTTCTGTTCGTTCACCGGCTCTTTCCATTCATCCGACATACGCAACGACCTCAGCTGTACGAGCGGAGCGCAGCCAATCGCCAAGCTCCGAAAAACGATTGATGGTCATGCTCGGCGAGCATGCCTGCAGCACCTCGAGCGGCTGCGCACCATAGGAGACCGCAACGCTGTCGACGCCCGCGCGCCGGGCCATCTCGAGATCGAACACCGAGTCCCCGATCATCAGGGCCCGCTCGGGGCCGACCCCGCAATGTGCCAGGATTTCATGAATCATCAACGGATCAGGCTTGCTGGCGGTTTCATCTGCGCAACGGGTCACATCGAAAAAATCGGTCCACCCCTGCCCTTGCAGCACTCGGTCCAGCCCACGACGCCCCTTTCCGGTCGCAACGGCAAGCAGATGCCCCTGATCACGAAATTGCTGCAACGCCTGGGCGACCCCCGGATAAAGCGCCGAGGGCTCGGCCTCGAGCGACAAATAGTGGTCGGCATAGGCACGACGGAAGGCCTCAGCGGTCCCCACATCCGTGACATGGGGATACAACGCTGCAATCGCCTCGGGCAACCCCAACCCGATGATGCCCTTTATCGCCCTTTCATCGAGCGGCGGCAGCGCACAGCGGGCGGCCGCGACAGAAATGGACTGGACGATACGGTCGATGGAATCCACCAGGGTTCCATCCCAGTCGAAGATCAGCAGCTCATACCTATTCACCCAACCGCTCCAGCGTCCGCGCCCAAAGCTCATCGACCGGCGCCTCCAGACGCAGCTCGCCGCCATCAGGCAGCGGCACCGTCAGGGCGTAAGCATGCAGAAACAGGCGCTTGCCACCCAGGTCGCGAATAACCCGGGAAAATTCCTCATCACCGTATTTGCTGTCGCCAGCGATGCCATGCCCTGCGTGAAGCGCATGCACGCGGATCTGGTGGGTACGACCGGTGATCGGCCGAGCCTCGACCAACGTCGCGAAATCACCGAAGCGACGCAGCACGCGGAAAAGCGTCAGCGCCTCCTTGCCCTCTTCCGTGACCTCGACCATCCGCTCGCCCGAGCGCAGGGTGTTTTTCAACAGCGGTGCGCTGACTTGCTTCCTGCTCGTTTCCCAGCGCCCCCTGACGAGTGCCATGTAACGCTTGTCGACGCCATCGCCCCGAAGCGCCTGGTGCAAATGGCGCAGCATGCTGCGCTTCTTGGCAATCATGAGCAGACCGGAAGTATCGCGATCGAGACGATGCACCAGCTCCAGTTCCTTCGCATCGGGTCGCAACTGACGCAGCGCCTCGATGACGCCAAAGCTCAGCCCACTGCCGCCATGCACCGCAATGCCGGCAGGCTTGTTCAGCACAATGAGCGCCTTGTCTTCATGGACGATGGCCGCCTCGAGGCGCTCGAGGAGCCCCTGCGCCACCGGAGCCACCTCGTCGCGCTCAGGCAGCCGAAGCGGCGGCACCCGCACCACATCGCCGGCCTGAAGCTTGTACTCCGGCTTGATCCGCCCCTTGTTCACCCGCACTTCGCCCTTGCGCAGGATGCGGTATATCAAGGTCTTGGGCACACCCTTGAGCTGGTTACGGAGAAAGTTGTCGATGCGCTGGCCGGCAAGCTCCGGCGAGACTTCGAGCATTTGCACGCCGGAGGTCTGAGAGGGGGTATTGGTCATCGGTCGATGATATCAATTTTCATGGATTTGAAGCACTTAAACATTGCTGTTATAGTCCCGAACGCCGCCAAAAGTGGCCAGGTCATCGAATGCCAGCGAAACCGCCATTCCTGACCCAGCAATGCTCGAGGACGTGAGGCCGTCCGACGGAGCTTCCCTCAAGTAGCGGTGAAGCCCCGAAACAAGCCTTGAAGACATGATGCGCAACCCTGCTGGGGAAGCGCGATAATCGACAACCCGCTCCCGGATTCTGTGAGCGGCACCCGATTTTCAAAGTATGAGTGTTGGGTGGAGATGTACAGCCATCGGATTGCGTAGCAAAGGCTTTCATAGACGCTTCATTTCGTCCGCTACCGATTGCTGATTCCTCCTCCCGAACCATTGCTTCTGTTTCGACAGCAAGCAGGAGACGTCGTCGCGACGCTGGCCCAACTGGCCTCACATCGCTGGACACTGGAGTGCCTTACAACCATTCCTGACTCACCTGACACCGACCGCGAGAGTCGTGTGTGCCGAACGCCGTTTCCGCTGCCCTGGAAACCGACGGTACTACATGAAAAGAATGCTAATTAACGCAACTCAACCCGAAGAGTTGCGTGTCGCACTGGTTGACGGCCAGCGCCTGTTCGATCTCGATATCGAATCCGGCGCCCGTGAACAGAAGAAAGCCAACATCTACAAAGGCAAGATCACCCGCGTCGAGCCCAGCCTCGAAGCCGCGTTCGTGGATTTCGGCGCCGACCGCCACGGCTTTCTCCCCCTCAAGGAAATCTCCCGCGAGTACTTCAAGAAGGCCCCTGAAGGCCGGGTCAATATCAAGGAAGTACTGAGCGAAGGCCAGGAAGTCATCGTCCAGGTCGAGAAGGAAGAACGTGGCAACAAGGGCGCAGCCCTGACCACCTTCATCAGCCTCGCAGGCCGCTACCTCGTGCTGATGCCGAACAACCCGCGCGCGGGTGGCATCTCCCGCCGTATCGAAGGCGAAGAACGCAACGAACTGCGTGAGGCTTTGAACGGCCTCGATATCCCCGCCGACATGGGGCTGATCGTCCGCACCGCCGGTCTCGGTCGCTCCAGCGAAGAAATGCAATGGGACCTGGACTACCTGCTGCAGCTCTGGAGCGCAGTCAAGGAAGCCTCGCAGGACCGCCCCGCGCCCTTCCTGATCTACCAGGAATCCAATGTCATCATCCGCGCCATTCGCGACTACCTGCGCCAGGACATCGGCGAAGTACTGATCGACAGCGTCGAGGCCCAGAACGAAGCCCTTTCCTTCATCCAGCAGGTCATGCCGCAGTACGCCAGCAAGATCAAGCTGTACGAAGACAGCGTGCCGCTGTTCAATCGTTTCCAGATCGAAAGCCAGATCGAAACGGCCTTCCAGCGTGAAGTGAAGCTGCCGTCCGGTGGTTCGATCGTCATCGACCCGACCGAAGCCCTGGTCTCGATCGACATCAACTCGGCACGCGCCACCAAGGGCGGCGACATCGAGGAAACCGCACTGCAGACCAACCTGGAAGCGGCCGAGGAAATCGCCCGCCAGCTGCGTCTGCGGGACATCGGCGGCCTGATCGTCATCGACTTCATCGACATGACGCCGGCGAAGAACCAGCGCGCCGTCGAAGAAAAGGTCCGTGAGGCACTCGAAGCCGACCGCGCCCGCATTCAAGTTGGCCGCATCTCGCGCTTCGGCCTTCTGGAAATGTCGCGGCAACGCCTGCGCCCATCGCTCGGCGAAACCAGTGGCATCGTCTGCCCGCGCTGTAACGGTCAGGGCATCATTCGTGACGTCGAGTCGCTATCCCTGGCAATCCTGCGCCTGATCGAGGAAGAAGCCCTCAAGGACCGCACCGCCGAGGTCCGGGCGCGCGTACCCTTCCAGGTCGCCGCGTTCCTGCTCAACGAAAAGCGCAACGCCATCACCAAGATCGAACTGCGCACCCGCGCGCGCATCTTCATCCTGCCGGACGATCATCTGGAAACGCCGCACTTTGAAGTGCAACGTCTTCGCGATGACAGCCCGGAGATCATCGCCGGTCAGGCCAGCTATGAAATGAGCCCGACCGAAGTCGAGGAAGCCCAACCGGTCAGCTCCACTCGCACGCTGGTTCGTCAGGAAGCCGCCGTGAAAACAGCGCCCCCACGGACCGCCCCCGCACCGACCCCGACCGCCGCGCCAGTCGAAGCCGCCGCGCCCGCAATCCAGGAGCCGAGCCTGTTCAAAGGTCTGGTCAAGTCCCTGGTTGGCCTGTTCGCCGGCAAGCAGGAAGCACCGGCCGCCGAAGTCCAGAAGAAACCCGCGGCGAGCACTCGTCCTCAGCGCAACGATGAGCGTCGCAGCGGTCGCCAGCAAAATCGCCGCCGTGACTCACGCAGTAACCGCGACGAAGAGCGCAAGCCACGCGAGGAGCGTGCGCCACGCGAAGAACGCGCCCCACGTGAAGAGCGCCCGGCCCGCGAAGAGCGTCAGCCGCGTGCCCCGCGCGAAGAGCGCAAGCCACGCGAAGCCCGAGAGCCTCGCGAGCCGGTCGAACTCAACGACAGCCCGGCGCCGCAACCGCAACCACGCCGTGAACGCACGCCTCGTGAAGACCGTCAGCCCCGCGAAGAGCGTAAGCGCGAACTGCGCGCACCGCTCGATGAGCCCGCCCAGATCGTGCCGGCTGCCGCGATCAGCGAGGAAATTACCGAGCGCAAACCGCGCCCGCCTCGCGAAGAGCGCAAACCTCGCGTCGAGCAAAGCGTAGACACGGAAGAACTGCAGCAGAACGATGCGGAGCAAATCGCCCAGGACGACCAGGAATCGACCGAAGGCAGCGATCGCCCACGTCGCCGCTCCCGTGGTCAGCGTCGCCGCAGTAACCGCCGTGATCGTCAGCGTGATGCCAACGGCAACGAGATCGGTGACGAAGCCGAGAGCTCCACTGCCGAAGTCAGCGAAAGCAATGCACCGGTGAAATCCGAGCAGGTCGCCATTGCCGCGACAGCTGCCGCCCTGGCGGCGAACACGGCAGATACCGACACAACGCTTCCGGCGGCGCAGCCAGCGAACGCGACCGAGGACACGCCGGTCGTTGCGCAGCCCACCGAAACTGTCAACGAAACCGTTGTGCAAGCGCAGGCCACCGAGCCGGCCGACGCGCTCGTAGCGCCGTCAGCGGAAGCGGAAGCCGAAGTCGAAGCCGCTGCTCCGTTGGCCGAGCCGACCCCTGCCCCGCAGGAAGCCAGTCAGCCAGAAGCGCCTGCGGTAGAGCGCGAGGTCGTAGAACCCGCTGCCGTTCCTGCCGCCGAGCAACCCGCTCCCGCTCCGGCCGAGCCAGCCGCCCCGGCGCTGACCGCTAGCGGCCGCGCACCTAACGACCCACGCGAAGTGCGTCGTCGCCGCCTCGAGCAGGAGCGCCTGGCCAAGGAAGCAGCCGAAGCTGAAGCGAAAGCCGCTGCTGAGGCGAAGGCGTCCGCTGAAGCACAGGCCCTGGCAGAGCCGGCCAGTCCGGAAATCGTGGTCAGCGAACCAGCGGTCGAGGCACCGGTCGAGCAACCGGTCGTCACCGCCAGCGATGACCAGCAGGCTGTTGAACCGGCCGCTGAGCCACACACGGCCGAACCAGAAGCCGAGCCGGTCCTCGCCGAAACGGTCCAGCCCGAGGTAGAGCCGACCAAGCCCACCGCGGACGCCGAGCCCGAGGCCGCTGACCAAACGGCTGAGCAGGATGACGTCGCCAAGCGTCAAAACTGACCGGGCACGGCTACAAAAAAGGGATGCTTCGGCATCCCTTTTTTTATCCGCCCTCTTTTGAATGAAGGCCCTGCCGGCGAATCGCTGGGCAGCACGCGGCGAACCGCCGCCTGCTGCAGGGGACGCGCGCGCCCGGTCAGGCGCTCTGCAAGGGTCAAACCTGACGGCTCCGTCGGCCCGATCCACGGACTGCTGAGGATGACGTCACGACGAAACGGACGGCGTTTCGATCAGACGATGTTCGGCTCTATTTCCAACTGCACGCCAAAACGCTCGGCAATGTCAGCCTGGATGCGCTGGGCCAGGTCCACTATCTGCTGGCCGGTGGCCCGACCATAGTTGACGAGCACCAGCGCCTGCAGCCTGTGCACGCCCGCATCACCGTCCCGATAGCCTTTCCAGCCGGCGCGCTCGATCAACCAGCCAGCCGCCAGCTTGACCTGCCCATCGTCTTGCGCAAACGCGACCATATCCGGGAATCGAGCCAGCAGCGCATCAGCCACCGACCGAGAAACCAGCGGGTTCTTGAAGAAACTGCCGGCATTGCCCAGCACCCGCGGATCAGGCAGCTTTTCGCTACGAATCGCACAGACCGCACGGCTCACATCCAGCGGGCCTGGAGCATCGATAGCGTGCTGATCAAGCCACTGCCGCAGTGGTCCGTATTCGAGCTTGAGGTGCGCCGTGCGCCGCAGCGCGAAGCGCACCCGAAGAATGATGTAGCGCCCGGCCTGACGTTTGAACAAGCTGTCGCGATAGCCGAACGCGCATGCCTGCAGACCGAACTCAACCAGACGTCCCGTTGCACGGTCCAGCGCCGTCAGCCCGTCGAAGACGTCTTTGATCTCGACGCCATATGCGCCGACATTCTGGATCGGTGCGGCGCCGACCGTCCCCGGAATCAGGCTGAGATTTTCCAGACCGGACAGGCCGAGCGCCAGGCTGCGCAACACGAACGGATGCCAGGCTTCCCCCGCCTCCGCCTCGATCACAACCCGTTCACCGTCGTCCTCGAGCAGCCGCATACCTTGGCTGGCCATGCGCAATACCAGCGCCTCCACATCAGTGGTAAGGACCAGGTTGCTGCCGCCGCCGAGCACCCATAACGGCAGACCAAGGCGTCGCGCCTCCGCGAGCGCCTCGGTTACATCCTTATCGTCATGCGCCTCGGT is a genomic window of Stutzerimonas stutzeri containing:
- the acpP gene encoding acyl carrier protein, with product MSTIEERVKKIVAEQLGVKEEEVTNSASFVEDLGADSLDTVELVMALEEEFETEIPDEQAEKITTVQEAIDYINAHAQ
- the plsX gene encoding phosphate acyltransferase PlsX, with the protein product MSAPIIAIDAMGGDFGPHCIVPASLHCLAEVPSLHLALVGQSSVLEEIIARHRVVDRARLTIVDADEVIGMDERPTQALRGKPRSSMRVALELVRDGQAQACVSAGNTGALMALARHVLKTLPGVDRPAMTTAIPTLDGACLLLDLGANVDCTAEQLYQFAVMGSVAAQSLGIEQPRVSLLNVGTEDIKGNQQVKAAAALLQQAGDINYCGFVEGDGLFRGETDVAVCDGFVGNILLKSSEGLAHMVGLRVEALFRRSLVSRLVGALALPLLRQLRSDLRPAQYNGASFLGLQGIVVKSHGSAGSEGFRSAILRAAHDVERNLPELLHSRLEQLLVTNRSQDGAGDVTTTGGSSSN
- the rpmF gene encoding 50S ribosomal protein L32 — its product is MAVQQNKKSRSARDMRRSHDALEPNALSVEKSTGEVHLRHHVSPEGFYRGRKVIDKGADE
- the fabD gene encoding ACP S-malonyltransferase, with the protein product MSASLAFVFPGQGSQALGMLAEHGAQHSLVIDTFAEASSVLGYDLWALSQQGPEEQLNQTDKTQPAILTASIALWRLWSAEGGAQPAFVAGHSLGEYSALVAAGSLPFADAVKLVELRGQLMQQAVPAGTGGMAAILGLDDADVLAACDEAAQGEVVSAVNFNAPGQVVIAGSAAAVARAIEVCKAKGAKRAMPLPVSVPSHCALMRPAAERFADSVTAAAWQAPGIPLVQNVSAAIVSDLDTLKHDLLAQLYSPVRWVETIVALNAQGVTDLVECGPGKVLSGLNKRCVKGINTYNLDTPEAFAATRGALA
- the rluC gene encoding 23S rRNA pseudouridine(955/2504/2580) synthase RluC, with translation MTNTPSQTSGVQMLEVSPELAGQRIDNFLRNQLKGVPKTLIYRILRKGEVRVNKGRIKPEYKLQAGDVVRVPPLRLPERDEVAPVAQGLLERLEAAIVHEDKALIVLNKPAGIAVHGGSGLSFGVIEALRQLRPDAKELELVHRLDRDTSGLLMIAKKRSMLRHLHQALRGDGVDKRYMALVRGRWETSRKQVSAPLLKNTLRSGERMVEVTEEGKEALTLFRVLRRFGDFATLVEARPITGRTHQIRVHALHAGHGIAGDSKYGDEEFSRVIRDLGGKRLFLHAYALTVPLPDGGELRLEAPVDELWARTLERLGE
- a CDS encoding HAD-IA family hydrolase, which produces MNRYELLIFDWDGTLVDSIDRIVQSISVAAARCALPPLDERAIKGIIGLGLPEAIAALYPHVTDVGTAEAFRRAYADHYLSLEAEPSALYPGVAQALQQFRDQGHLLAVATGKGRRGLDRVLQGQGWTDFFDVTRCADETASKPDPLMIHEILAHCGVGPERALMIGDSVFDLEMARRAGVDSVAVSYGAQPLEVLQACSPSMTINRFSELGDWLRSARTAEVVAYVG
- the fabG gene encoding 3-oxoacyl-ACP reductase FabG; its protein translation is MNLQGKVALVTGASRGIGQAIALELGRQGAIVIGTATSSSGAERIAETLKENGIEGAGLVLDVTSDESVATTLEHIQQHLGQPAILVNNAGITRDNLMLRMKDDEWHDVINTNLSSLYRLTKGVLRGMTKARWGRIISIGSVVGAMGNAGQVNYAAAKAGLEGFSRALAREVGSRGITVNAVAPGFIDTDMTRELPEAQRDALLGQIPLGRLGQAEEIAKVVAFLASDGAAYVTGATVPVNGGMYMS
- a CDS encoding YceD family protein, producing the protein MLKGPIPPHVDPRKLADRAATLKGELQLSELKRLVDPLEDDKGVVRASFDFGRDEQRTLVIHSELDVEVTMICQRCLEPVVLPIHSACDYAVVNEGSSSQHLPKGYDVLEVGEDPLDLLALVEEELLLALPIVPLHDQEVCQPPAGPDEPEPNEDEVSRSNPFSVLAQLKRDPNV
- a CDS encoding S49 family peptidase, whose product is MSDEWKEPVNEQKEDRNSWKLLEKTLLAGVQEQRRARRWGIFFKLLTFAYLFVALLIFSPLLQFGDTKRASSGHTAVINVRGMIADEEPASADNIVGALRAAFEDAGTKGVVLRINSPGGSPVQSGYIYDEIRRLRGEYPAVKVYAVITDLGASGAYYIASAADEIYADKSSLVGSIGVTAATFGFVETMDKLGVERRVYTSGEHKAFLDPFQPEKPEETEFWRGVLGTTHRQFIDSVKQGRGDRLQVAEHPELFSGLIWSGEQALELGLIDGLGSTSYVAREVIGEQELMDFTVKDSPLDRFTKKLGASIASQLAMWMGYQGPQLR
- a CDS encoding Maf family protein — translated: MRRLLLASSSPYRRELLSRLRLTFDCSAPQIDETAQANEPPEQLVRRLASEKARALASTHPDHLIIGSDQVAVLGQRILGKPHTFDRAKQQLRACSGNSVSFLTGLALLDSRASTIEIDCVSFTVHFRSLDDRQIERYLHTEQPYDCAGSFKAEGLGISLFRATEGSDVTSLIGLPLIRLVDMLNNAGIEVP